From Gemmatimonadaceae bacterium, the proteins below share one genomic window:
- a CDS encoding HD domain-containing protein encodes MPTLRDPLWNNIRIEGPYLRLLDAAPFQRLRYVRQLGLAHLVYPGATHSRFEHALGAYHLARETVRVLRDADGAGGGPFDDAEGRIVVAAALLHDIGHYPFSHALEELGIPHHEAVAEPLLHEGEIGRILREEFAPDAPAQVYALIRGASDSPLQGLISGSIDLDKIDYLKRDAMMCGVAYGEIDVDRLRHALVLVEDPSSGRVSVGMREKGLSALESLLFAKYQMYRNVYWHHAVRSATAMYKRMVEDALAEGTLRVESLARFTDEGLLHALESGPARTLLAAMRERRLYKRALEVPAVELAQERLDWLSDDRARTRRAEDALARTAGLAPGELLLDFPRKERMLGLDLPLLARDGSVRHLTDQGIVGTINLPILGEELYQSARWLRVFTARRIELSRDVVLGALINSN; translated from the coding sequence ATGCCGACCCTGCGCGACCCTTTGTGGAACAACATCCGCATCGAGGGCCCGTACCTGCGGCTGCTCGACGCGGCGCCGTTCCAGCGGCTGCGCTACGTGCGGCAGCTGGGGCTCGCGCACCTCGTGTATCCGGGGGCCACGCATTCGCGGTTCGAGCACGCGCTGGGGGCGTATCATCTGGCGCGCGAGACGGTGCGGGTGCTGCGGGACGCCGACGGCGCTGGCGGCGGCCCCTTTGACGACGCCGAGGGCCGTATCGTCGTGGCCGCGGCGCTGCTGCACGATATCGGGCACTACCCGTTCTCGCACGCGCTCGAGGAACTCGGCATCCCGCACCACGAGGCCGTGGCCGAGCCGCTGTTGCACGAGGGTGAGATCGGGCGGATCCTGCGTGAGGAGTTCGCGCCGGATGCGCCGGCGCAGGTCTATGCGCTGATCCGCGGCGCCAGCGACTCCCCGCTGCAGGGCCTGATCTCCGGCAGTATCGACCTCGACAAGATCGACTACCTCAAGCGCGACGCGATGATGTGCGGCGTCGCCTACGGCGAAATCGACGTGGACCGCCTGCGCCACGCCTTGGTGCTGGTGGAGGACCCGAGCAGCGGTCGCGTCTCCGTGGGCATGCGTGAGAAGGGGCTCTCGGCCCTCGAGTCGTTGCTCTTCGCGAAGTACCAGATGTACCGCAACGTGTACTGGCACCACGCGGTGCGCAGCGCGACGGCGATGTACAAGCGGATGGTCGAGGACGCGCTCGCCGAGGGCACCCTGCGCGTCGAGTCCCTCGCGCGCTTCACCGACGAAGGCTTGCTGCACGCCCTGGAGTCCGGCCCGGCGCGCACGCTGTTGGCCGCGATGCGCGAGCGCCGACTCTACAAGCGCGCGCTGGAGGTGCCGGCGGTCGAACTCGCGCAGGAGCGGCTCGACTGGCTCTCGGACGACCGCGCCCGCACGCGCCGCGCCGAGGATGCCTTGGCGCGCACGGCTGGCCTCGCGCCGGGCGAACTCCTGCTCGACTTCCCGCGCAAGGAGCGGATGCTGGGCCTGGACCTCCCGCTGCTGGCCCGTGACGGCTCGGTGCGCCACCTGACGGACCAGGGCATCGTCGGGACGATCAACCTGCCGATCCTCGGCGAGGAGCTCTATCAGAGCGCGCGTTGGCTGCGGGTGTTCACCGCTCGGCGGATTGAGCTGTCCCGTGATGTCGTGCTCGGCGCGCTGATCAACAGCAACTGA
- a CDS encoding Stp1/IreP family PP2C-type Ser/Thr phosphatase — protein MQIAVGASSDVGMIRAGNEDNFFAEADEKRGVFVVADGMGGHAAGEVASEMAVQIISRHLLALNCVKDAGSADLVRKAMQDANRAIFERMLAETDKQGMGTTASVMVLCDHGYLIGQIGDSRVYLLRDGALTQITKDHSYVQEQVDAGLLTPEQARYHPYSNVITRCVGASEEVEADIYTGEVKVGDVFLLASDGLTGMVDDRRLQQLLLARTGPGRIVDSLIAEANGRGGLDNITSIVIQVVELNA, from the coding sequence ATGCAGATAGCGGTTGGCGCCAGTTCCGACGTCGGGATGATCCGTGCCGGCAACGAGGACAACTTCTTCGCCGAGGCGGACGAGAAGCGCGGCGTGTTCGTGGTGGCCGACGGTATGGGCGGCCACGCCGCCGGCGAGGTCGCCAGCGAGATGGCGGTGCAGATCATCTCGCGGCACCTGCTCGCCCTCAATTGCGTGAAGGATGCCGGCTCTGCCGACCTCGTGCGTAAGGCGATGCAGGACGCGAACCGCGCCATCTTCGAGCGGATGCTGGCCGAGACGGACAAGCAGGGGATGGGCACCACGGCCTCGGTGATGGTCCTCTGCGACCACGGCTACCTCATCGGCCAGATCGGCGACTCGCGCGTGTACCTGCTGCGCGATGGGGCGCTGACCCAGATCACGAAGGACCACTCCTACGTGCAGGAGCAGGTGGATGCCGGCCTGCTGACGCCGGAACAGGCCCGCTACCACCCCTACAGCAACGTGATCACGCGCTGCGTGGGCGCCAGCGAGGAAGTCGAGGCGGACATCTACACGGGCGAGGTCAAGGTCGGCGACGTCTTCCTGCTCGCCTCCGACGGCCTGACGGGCATGGTGGATGACCGCCGCCTGCAGCAGCTGCTGCTCGCGCGGACGGGTCCCGGCCGCATCGTCGACTCGCTGATCGCCGAGGCCAACGGGCGCGGCGGGCTCGACAACATCACGTCGATCGTGATCCAGGTCGTCGAACTCAATGCCTGA
- a CDS encoding FHA domain-containing protein, translating to MPYLQLNDQQFPLPDGDATVGAFEGADVRLPGDGGASRAVVSVGPKGVVIRRGGEASVVLVNGVQLGNEPSPLLHGDRVELDGFELRLADDQKVGSTMFVNAADVAAMVAAGKPSAAPKKPTTATGGRLVSLVDGREYTVADAGISFGREVGNDIVLSGGEVSRKHATLAPAANGYVLTDASTNGIWVNGARVQGSQLLGRGDVIKMGNEEFRFYADVAKAAPSAAPAADAAASTAAAAAAAAATVEAVPAPAKPAPPSPPPVAPPAPAVTPAAATPASAPPAAAPAAPPAPAAAAPAPPAAPPAPPAPQPVAAAEPSSAPEPSSGPSRAPRQPLASLEIRNEGPLKGVKFDLHAALTNIGRGEHNDIAIRDESVSDSHAKLQKRADGWWVVDQGSTNGTYVGGRRVTGEQRLEGAPDLRFGGIKMTFRPAAVDPAAGGSTRAIAAVDIESLRRSQQPAKTPALAKQPATPAPEPKKSGCGAVIAIFVTLVGSGVGLLALLLTTLR from the coding sequence ATGCCCTATTTGCAGCTCAACGACCAGCAATTCCCGCTCCCGGATGGGGATGCGACCGTCGGCGCCTTTGAAGGCGCCGACGTGCGCTTACCGGGTGACGGCGGCGCGTCGCGGGCCGTGGTGTCGGTGGGCCCCAAGGGCGTCGTGATCCGGCGCGGCGGCGAGGCGTCCGTGGTGCTGGTCAACGGCGTGCAGCTGGGGAACGAGCCGAGCCCGCTGCTGCACGGTGACCGCGTCGAACTCGACGGCTTCGAACTACGGCTGGCCGACGACCAGAAGGTCGGCAGCACGATGTTCGTGAACGCCGCCGACGTTGCGGCGATGGTCGCGGCCGGCAAGCCGTCCGCGGCGCCCAAGAAGCCGACCACCGCCACCGGTGGGCGGCTTGTGTCGTTGGTGGACGGCCGCGAGTACACCGTGGCCGACGCGGGCATCAGCTTCGGGCGCGAGGTTGGCAACGACATCGTGCTCTCCGGGGGTGAAGTGTCCCGCAAGCACGCGACCCTCGCGCCCGCTGCGAACGGATACGTGCTCACGGATGCCAGCACGAACGGCATCTGGGTGAACGGCGCGCGGGTGCAGGGCAGCCAGCTGCTCGGTCGTGGCGATGTCATCAAGATGGGCAACGAGGAGTTCCGCTTCTACGCGGACGTGGCGAAGGCGGCTCCGAGTGCCGCGCCGGCCGCTGATGCCGCGGCGAGCACGGCGGCGGCCGCTGCTGCTGCCGCAGCGACGGTCGAGGCGGTTCCTGCCCCCGCGAAGCCCGCTCCCCCGTCACCTCCCCCAGTTGCACCGCCCGCGCCCGCCGTCACGCCCGCGGCGGCGACTCCTGCATCGGCGCCGCCCGCGGCTGCCCCGGCTGCGCCACCGGCTCCCGCTGCTGCAGCGCCAGCCCCACCTGCGGCTCCGCCGGCACCTCCGGCGCCGCAGCCCGTCGCCGCCGCCGAGCCGTCCAGCGCTCCCGAGCCCTCGTCAGGACCCTCGCGCGCCCCGCGGCAACCGCTGGCCTCGCTCGAGATCCGCAACGAAGGCCCGCTCAAGGGCGTGAAGTTCGATCTCCACGCCGCGCTCACGAACATCGGCCGCGGCGAGCATAACGACATCGCCATTCGCGACGAGTCCGTCTCTGACTCGCACGCGAAGCTGCAGAAACGCGCCGATGGCTGGTGGGTGGTGGACCAGGGGTCCACCAACGGCACCTACGTCGGTGGACGCCGCGTCACCGGGGAACAGCGCCTCGAGGGCGCCCCCGACCTGCGATTCGGCGGCATCAAGATGACCTTCCGGCCGGCTGCGGTGGATCCCGCAGCGGGCGGTTCGACCCGTGCGATCGCGGCAGTGGACATCGAGTCCCTGCGCCGCAGCCAGCAGCCTGCCAAGACTCCAGCCCTCGCGAAGCAGCCTGCGACGCCAGCGCCGGAACCGAAGAAGTCGGGCTGTGGTGCGGTGATCGCGATCTTCGTTACGCTGGTGGGGAGTGGCGTCGGTCTCCTCGCGCTCCTTCTCACCACCCTCCGGTGA
- the uvrA gene encoding excinuclease ABC subunit UvrA, translating into MKYRIVVRGARQHNLRDVSVEFPRRAITVVTGPSGSGKSSLAFDTIYAEGQRRYVESLSAYARQFLERMPKPDVDSIDGLSPSVAIEQKNPTRTSRSTVGTATEIHDYLRLLWARVGRTECPVCGRVLKPDSAESATDAVLRLAVGTRIYVAFPFARSSKLTHARIIEHLRAKGFVRVMADGAVLHLDEITGTKPNLAKVKSLSIVADRLAVAAEARTRLSDALETAFREGDGDAFVLPLGADAAPDEAAALRFTTAFRCPDDGHVAPAPTPQLFSFNNPRGACETCNGFGATLEYDEQLIVPYAERSLREGALDPWTKPRYENKRRALSEFAKKEGIPTDVAWRDLSPDQRERLLRGKAKGYIGIFPFLRALEPKRYKQYIRVFLRQYQTAQTCGSCGGARLKPEALHVKIGGRSIAEVSALPVDLLRSWADSLELSEQEAAIAAHILREARDRITFLAEVGLTYLSLDRATRSLSGGEAQRIGLANSLGARLVDTLYVLDEPSIGLHPRDISRLLALLERLRDGGNTVLMVEHDLEAIRISDWMLELGPASGEKGGQVVFSGPTSKADESPLTGQFLTGARTIALPEKRRRAGPQWLTLSGAREHNLRDVSVKIPLRTLTCVTGVSGSGKSTLVHDVLFRALERQLTGEHTARQHLGERVGAFDAIDGYQSLDEVVLVDQEPIGKSPRSNPVTYVKAFDEIRRIFAETPLARQRRYTASTFSFNVKGGRCETCEGAGALEVEMVFMADVFVPCETCGGSRYKPEVLEVTYFGKRITDVLEMTVDEAIRFFPREEKLGQALWQIQQVGLGYLRLGQAATTLSGGESQRLKVARELAFAAKKGGRKLYILDEPTTGLHPRDVEVLCGVLDRLVDNGHTVVVIEHDLDVIKRADWIVDLGPDGGDGGGRIVAMGTPEEIAKASGSHTGRFLQSHLKA; encoded by the coding sequence ATGAAGTACCGCATCGTCGTCCGCGGCGCGCGCCAGCACAATCTGCGTGACGTCTCGGTCGAGTTCCCCCGCCGGGCCATCACCGTCGTGACCGGGCCCTCGGGCTCGGGGAAGTCCTCGCTGGCCTTCGACACCATTTACGCCGAGGGCCAACGGCGCTACGTGGAGTCGCTCTCGGCCTACGCGCGGCAGTTCCTCGAACGGATGCCCAAGCCGGACGTGGACAGCATCGACGGGCTGTCGCCAAGCGTGGCGATCGAGCAGAAGAATCCGACGCGGACATCGCGGTCCACGGTGGGCACGGCGACGGAGATCCACGACTACCTGCGGCTGCTGTGGGCGCGCGTGGGGCGTACCGAGTGTCCCGTCTGCGGGCGCGTGCTCAAGCCCGACTCCGCGGAGTCGGCGACGGATGCGGTGCTGCGCCTGGCCGTGGGCACGAGGATCTACGTCGCATTTCCCTTTGCGCGCTCGAGCAAGCTGACCCACGCCCGGATCATCGAGCACCTGCGCGCGAAGGGCTTCGTACGCGTGATGGCCGACGGCGCGGTGCTCCATCTCGACGAGATCACGGGGACGAAGCCGAATCTCGCCAAGGTGAAGTCGCTGTCGATTGTAGCCGATCGACTCGCCGTGGCTGCGGAGGCGCGCACACGGCTCAGCGACGCACTCGAGACCGCCTTCCGCGAGGGCGATGGCGACGCGTTCGTTCTTCCGCTCGGCGCCGATGCCGCGCCAGACGAGGCAGCCGCGCTGCGCTTCACCACTGCCTTCCGCTGCCCCGACGACGGCCACGTCGCACCGGCGCCCACGCCGCAACTGTTCTCGTTCAACAACCCGCGCGGCGCCTGCGAGACCTGCAACGGTTTCGGCGCCACGCTGGAGTACGACGAGCAGTTGATCGTCCCCTACGCCGAACGTTCGCTGCGCGAGGGCGCGCTGGATCCGTGGACCAAGCCGCGCTACGAAAACAAGCGGCGCGCGCTCTCGGAGTTCGCCAAGAAGGAAGGCATCCCCACCGACGTGGCGTGGCGCGACCTCTCCCCTGACCAGCGCGAGCGGCTGCTGCGTGGAAAGGCCAAGGGCTACATCGGCATCTTCCCGTTCCTGCGCGCGCTCGAGCCCAAGCGCTACAAGCAGTACATCCGCGTCTTCCTGCGTCAGTACCAGACCGCGCAGACCTGCGGCAGCTGTGGCGGCGCCCGGCTCAAGCCCGAGGCGCTGCACGTCAAGATCGGCGGGCGCAGCATCGCGGAGGTCTCGGCGCTGCCGGTGGACCTGCTGCGCAGCTGGGCGGATTCACTCGAGCTCTCCGAGCAGGAGGCGGCCATTGCGGCGCACATCCTGCGTGAGGCGCGCGACCGCATCACGTTCCTCGCCGAGGTCGGGCTCACGTATCTCTCCCTCGACCGCGCCACGCGCTCGCTCTCGGGTGGCGAGGCGCAGCGCATCGGCCTCGCCAACTCGCTGGGCGCGCGGCTGGTGGACACGCTCTACGTGCTCGACGAACCCAGCATTGGCCTGCATCCACGCGACATCTCGCGATTGCTCGCGCTGCTCGAGCGCCTGCGCGACGGCGGCAACACGGTGCTGATGGTGGAGCACGACCTCGAGGCCATTCGCATCAGCGACTGGATGCTGGAACTCGGCCCCGCCAGCGGCGAAAAGGGCGGCCAGGTCGTCTTCTCCGGCCCGACGTCGAAGGCCGACGAGAGTCCGCTCACCGGACAGTTCCTCACGGGCGCGCGTACGATCGCGCTGCCGGAGAAGCGGCGCCGCGCCGGCCCGCAGTGGCTCACGCTGAGCGGAGCACGCGAGCACAACCTGCGCGATGTGTCGGTGAAGATCCCACTGCGCACGCTGACCTGCGTGACCGGCGTGAGCGGCAGCGGCAAGAGCACGCTGGTGCACGACGTGCTCTTCCGCGCGCTCGAGCGCCAGCTCACCGGCGAACATACGGCGCGGCAGCACCTGGGCGAACGCGTCGGCGCGTTCGACGCCATCGATGGCTATCAATCGCTCGACGAAGTCGTGCTCGTGGATCAGGAGCCCATCGGCAAGTCACCGCGCTCGAACCCCGTCACCTATGTGAAGGCTTTTGACGAGATCCGCCGCATCTTCGCCGAGACGCCGTTGGCGCGGCAGCGGCGCTACACGGCGAGCACGTTCTCATTCAATGTGAAGGGCGGTCGCTGCGAGACCTGCGAGGGAGCCGGCGCGCTCGAGGTGGAGATGGTCTTCATGGCCGACGTGTTCGTGCCCTGCGAGACCTGCGGCGGCTCGCGCTACAAGCCAGAGGTCCTCGAGGTGACCTACTTCGGCAAGCGCATTACCGACGTGTTGGAGATGACGGTGGACGAAGCCATCCGCTTCTTCCCGCGCGAGGAGAAGCTCGGGCAGGCACTGTGGCAGATCCAACAGGTCGGGCTCGGCTACCTGCGACTCGGCCAGGCGGCGACCACGCTCTCCGGTGGCGAGTCGCAGCGCTTGAAGGTCGCGCGCGAGTTGGCGTTCGCGGCGAAGAAGGGCGGTCGCAAGCTGTACATCCTCGATGAGCCAACCACTGGCCTGCATCCGCGCGACGTGGAAGTGCTCTGCGGCGTGCTGGATCGCCTCGTGGACAACGGGCACACGGTCGTCGTGATCGAGCACGACCTCGATGTGATCAAGCGCGCCGACTGGATCGTGGACCTCGGACCCGACGGCGGCGACGGCGGCGGACGCATCGTGGCGATGGGAACGCCGGAGGAGATCGCGAAGGCATCAGGGTCGCATACTGGCCGCTTCCTGCAGTCGCATTTGAAGGCGTAA
- a CDS encoding ABC transporter permease yields MARNLSVGFEALRANPLRTVLSTLGVVMGVAAMVSVLAMGDGVEKFAREQIERTTDFLSVGVTPVTGVRVDGQFLRRDSIPVLTREDARTLAALLPQAQHVTLRAGGGALVATEPTGRLRGYILQAVQAEPVPQNRPAVALGRWLRDADTAAVVLSDAAAAALLADSTSSREPVLGRRLTFGGNPHTVVGIAAPDTTLLGLVAWIPVEDAARALGPRVTPSLAITARRIEDVDTIRVLAEGWAAQRFGAKWKEEVEVVNRRARAEQTATAMRIFKLLMASITGVSLLVGGVGIMNVLLASVAERTREIGIRKATGARRGDILVQFLAESVAITGLGAAVGVVTGLGIAFLAAAIMRAQTNAPVQPAITLPTVGFAVVVSIVIGLLFGLYPALRAARLSPIDAIRHE; encoded by the coding sequence ATGGCCCGCAATCTCTCCGTCGGTTTCGAAGCTCTCCGCGCCAACCCGCTGCGCACCGTCCTCTCCACCCTCGGCGTGGTGATGGGCGTCGCCGCGATGGTCTCCGTCCTCGCCATGGGCGACGGCGTCGAGAAGTTCGCCCGCGAGCAGATCGAACGCACGACGGACTTCCTCAGCGTCGGCGTCACCCCGGTGACGGGTGTGCGCGTGGACGGCCAGTTCCTGCGTCGCGACTCGATCCCCGTGCTCACGCGCGAGGATGCCCGTACGCTGGCCGCGTTGCTGCCGCAGGCCCAGCACGTGACCCTGCGGGCCGGCGGCGGCGCGTTGGTGGCGACGGAGCCCACGGGGCGCCTGCGCGGCTACATCCTCCAGGCGGTGCAGGCGGAGCCCGTGCCGCAGAACCGGCCAGCGGTGGCGCTCGGCCGTTGGCTGCGAGATGCCGACACGGCCGCCGTCGTGCTCTCCGACGCAGCCGCTGCCGCGCTGCTCGCCGACTCCACGTCCTCGCGCGAACCTGTGCTCGGACGGCGCCTGACGTTCGGTGGCAATCCGCACACCGTCGTCGGCATCGCCGCCCCCGACACCACGCTGCTGGGCCTCGTGGCCTGGATCCCCGTCGAGGACGCCGCACGCGCGCTCGGCCCGCGCGTCACGCCCTCGCTGGCCATCACAGCGCGGCGAATCGAGGACGTGGACACGATTCGCGTGCTCGCCGAGGGTTGGGCGGCGCAGCGATTTGGCGCGAAGTGGAAGGAGGAAGTCGAGGTCGTGAATCGCCGTGCGCGTGCGGAGCAGACCGCGACGGCGATGCGGATCTTCAAGCTGTTGATGGCCTCCATCACCGGCGTGTCGCTGCTGGTGGGCGGCGTGGGCATCATGAACGTACTGCTCGCGTCGGTGGCCGAGCGCACGCGTGAGATCGGCATCCGTAAGGCGACGGGTGCGCGGCGCGGTGACATCCTGGTGCAGTTCCTCGCCGAGTCCGTGGCCATCACCGGGCTCGGGGCCGCGGTGGGCGTCGTGACGGGGCTCGGCATCGCCTTCCTGGCCGCGGCGATCATGCGCGCGCAGACCAACGCGCCGGTGCAGCCCGCGATCACGTTGCCGACGGTGGGCTTCGCCGTCGTGGTAAGCATCGTGATCGGGCTGCTCTTCGGACTCTATCCGGCGCTGCGGGCGGCGCGTCTCTCACCGATCGACGCGATCCGCCACGAGTAG
- a CDS encoding site-specific integrase, producing the protein MTPYRKKDELTWTLTIPTGDPARPYARVSSGTRDKPTADQMQKMLDLLGGRGKRLLWVRDAILARRLRVGAVYDAWLGGTLDELQATLEDLNLAEALEPWVAALEARVRDETFSRETFRKYRAQVQALVAGGLWRSQLTTPALRARLDALPGSGTNRRRHAAAWMHFLDYCVETGRLPSNPLRTLKLPPANRTKDRYAEWPHVVRLLHAMPEGAHRALAAIRHGAGLEMQAALAMCRRDVDLATKVVWAHGRKNANRDRQAIVLDDACWDLFASYVRGGGFLPDAPLFPVAHGAHADAQAAACEALRAQGVPIREGYTLHGARHSFGVEMARRGYELKLISANLGHANEVMAMKLYAKYRPRAEDLMQAAKRRGAQQ; encoded by the coding sequence ATGACACCCTACCGCAAGAAGGACGAGCTCACCTGGACGCTGACGATCCCGACCGGGGATCCGGCGCGCCCGTATGCCCGCGTGAGCTCCGGCACTCGCGACAAGCCGACGGCCGACCAGATGCAGAAGATGCTCGACCTCCTGGGCGGGCGCGGCAAGCGCCTACTGTGGGTACGAGACGCCATCCTCGCGCGCCGGCTCCGCGTCGGTGCGGTCTACGACGCCTGGCTCGGCGGCACGCTCGACGAGCTGCAGGCCACGCTCGAGGACCTCAACCTCGCGGAGGCACTGGAGCCGTGGGTCGCGGCGCTCGAGGCGCGCGTGCGCGACGAGACGTTCTCGCGCGAGACGTTCCGCAAGTACCGCGCGCAGGTGCAGGCGCTCGTCGCCGGCGGGCTCTGGCGCTCGCAGCTGACGACGCCGGCGCTGCGCGCGCGACTCGACGCGTTGCCTGGCAGCGGGACCAACCGCCGCCGGCACGCGGCCGCGTGGATGCACTTCCTCGACTACTGCGTCGAGACGGGTCGGCTGCCGAGCAATCCGTTGCGCACACTCAAGCTGCCGCCGGCGAACCGCACGAAGGACCGCTACGCCGAGTGGCCGCACGTGGTGCGCCTGCTGCACGCGATGCCGGAGGGTGCGCATCGTGCGCTGGCGGCGATCCGGCACGGGGCCGGCCTCGAGATGCAGGCCGCGCTCGCGATGTGCCGGCGCGACGTGGACCTCGCGACGAAGGTCGTGTGGGCGCACGGCCGCAAGAATGCGAACCGCGACCGCCAGGCGATCGTGCTCGACGACGCGTGCTGGGATCTCTTCGCCTCGTACGTGCGGGGCGGGGGCTTCCTGCCCGATGCTCCGCTCTTTCCCGTCGCGCACGGCGCCCATGCGGATGCGCAGGCGGCCGCCTGCGAAGCGCTGCGGGCGCAGGGTGTGCCGATCCGCGAGGGCTACACGCTGCACGGCGCGCGGCACTCGTTCGGCGTGGAGATGGCCCGGCGCGGCTACGAGCTGAAGCTGATCTCGGCGAACCTCGGCCACGCGAACGAAGTGATGGCCATGAAGCTCTATGCGAAGTACCGGCCGCGGGCCGAGGATCTCATGCAGGCGGCGAAGCGTCGCGGAGCGCAGCAGTGA
- a CDS encoding ParB/RepB/Spo0J family partition protein, with the protein MTATMERQDAPTNREASMRAMERAGEARVEAIGLSLIDESPDNPRKHFPAAWIDELAASMLASGQLTHALVRPNPKAIGRYELAAGATRLRAARKAGLTHLQCVVRPLGDAEFLEALTFENLKRRDLQPMEEARGYALLQKRLEGWTVEKIAERSGVSVDYVRDRLRLLKLDEKAVSLLEDGRIELGHALELAKIGTSDQKRAIKEGLFQPEGHAPDELKLLGPDNGGQKARTVRELRAWIDRNVRVDLAHPELEHLLPATAAAIETATAAKRRQVFIAFGHVDPRVKGSEKVIGPLSWKRAENEQGQPTCDYAVLGIVFAGDASRGHALLVCTNKDRCKRHWPQHVKRREDREKARRGELTSKAGKKVSEAEVARKQREQQAKEDAARKAQAAALTAATPELLDALFAAIAKAKPLTLLQAIIKDSSDIREPLGKSRLAKLPSRTVDDLVRRLFAQRAFGGYFRLDDSWTFEQRLKPMAKQFGIDAGAILKKHTPKAEAPKAEQPTAPPKASAAPKAVKVTKAPKKKVAKRQPAAQFMQPVTPDAKLAAVVGTKPMPRTELIKKLWAYIRKHGLQDKKNRRMIKADEKLRPIFGGKDAISMFDMTKAVTKHLVKAK; encoded by the coding sequence ATGACGGCAACCATGGAACGACAGGACGCTCCGACCAACCGCGAGGCCTCGATGCGCGCGATGGAGCGCGCGGGCGAGGCGCGCGTCGAGGCGATCGGCCTCTCGCTGATCGACGAGAGCCCGGACAACCCACGCAAGCACTTCCCCGCGGCATGGATCGACGAGCTCGCGGCGTCGATGCTCGCCAGCGGCCAGCTGACGCACGCGCTGGTGCGCCCGAACCCGAAAGCGATCGGCCGCTACGAGCTCGCTGCCGGCGCCACCCGCCTCCGTGCCGCGCGCAAGGCGGGCCTCACGCACCTGCAGTGCGTCGTGCGGCCGCTCGGCGACGCCGAGTTCCTCGAGGCGCTGACGTTCGAGAACCTGAAGCGGCGCGACCTGCAGCCGATGGAGGAGGCGCGCGGCTATGCGCTCCTGCAGAAGCGCCTCGAGGGCTGGACCGTCGAGAAGATCGCCGAGCGCTCGGGCGTCTCGGTCGACTACGTGCGCGACCGCCTGCGGCTGCTGAAGCTCGACGAGAAGGCCGTGAGCCTCCTCGAGGACGGCCGCATCGAGCTGGGCCATGCGCTCGAGCTCGCGAAGATCGGGACCTCGGACCAGAAGCGCGCGATCAAGGAAGGCCTCTTTCAGCCAGAGGGCCACGCGCCGGACGAGCTCAAGCTGCTCGGCCCGGACAACGGCGGCCAGAAGGCGCGCACCGTGCGCGAGCTGAGGGCGTGGATCGACCGCAACGTGCGCGTCGACCTGGCGCACCCGGAGCTGGAGCACCTGCTGCCGGCGACGGCCGCGGCCATCGAGACGGCGACGGCGGCCAAGCGCCGGCAGGTCTTCATCGCGTTCGGGCACGTGGATCCCCGCGTGAAGGGCAGCGAGAAGGTGATCGGGCCCCTCTCCTGGAAGCGGGCGGAGAACGAGCAAGGGCAGCCGACGTGCGACTACGCGGTGCTGGGTATCGTGTTCGCCGGCGACGCCTCGCGCGGGCACGCGCTCCTGGTCTGCACCAACAAGGACCGCTGCAAGCGGCACTGGCCGCAGCACGTGAAGCGGCGCGAGGACCGCGAGAAGGCCCGGCGCGGCGAGCTCACGAGCAAGGCCGGCAAGAAGGTCAGCGAGGCCGAGGTCGCACGGAAGCAGCGTGAGCAGCAGGCCAAGGAGGACGCTGCGCGGAAGGCGCAGGCGGCGGCACTTACAGCCGCGACCCCGGAGCTCCTCGACGCGCTCTTCGCTGCGATCGCCAAAGCCAAGCCGTTGACGCTGCTGCAGGCGATCATCAAGGACTCGAGCGACATCCGGGAGCCGCTTGGGAAGTCTCGGCTAGCCAAGCTTCCCTCGCGCACAGTCGATGACCTGGTGCGCCGTCTCTTCGCGCAGCGCGCGTTCGGTGGCTACTTCCGCCTCGACGACAGCTGGACGTTCGAGCAGCGCCTCAAGCCGATGGCCAAGCAGTTCGGCATCGACGCTGGCGCGATCCTGAAGAAGCACACGCCGAAGGCAGAGGCGCCGAAGGCCGAGCAGCCGACAGCACCGCCGAAGGCCTCCGCGGCACCTAAGGCGGTGAAGGTGACCAAGGCGCCGAAGAAGAAGGTCGCCAAGCGACAGCCAGCCGCGCAGTTCATGCAGCCTGTGACGCCAGACGCCAAGCTCGCCGCCGTCGTCGGCACGAAGCCGATGCCGCGCACCGAGCTCATCAAGAAGCTGTGGGCGTACATCAGGAAGCACGGCCTGCAGGACAAGAAGAACCGCCGCATGATCAAGGCGGATGAGAAGCTGCGCCCGATCTTCGGCGGCAAGGACGCGATCTCGATGTTCGACATGACGAAGGCCGTCACCAAGCACCTGGTGAAGGCCAAGTAG